The following is a genomic window from Lagenorhynchus albirostris chromosome 2, mLagAlb1.1, whole genome shotgun sequence.
TATTCTGCATTTTACCTTCACCAgggagaagaaagcaaagaagctGGAGAACAGACCAGCCTGCACCACACAGTCACAGATCACATCTCTAAAGAGTATACATGGTGGAAATATAGGGCCTAAAGCAGGTCAGCAATGAAGCAAAAAGATCAACCATCAGGACCCCAAACATTTCATCTCATCTTTCCTTATTGGCTGTTTGGAATCAATTtcatttagtttcctttttaaaagcacaGCCAACATTCCAACATCTaatcattttctgttctttttcggggatgcagagacaaaatTACCCAGTTTTTGATTTTTGCAACATCACCAACTTCTTCTCCACAGCCATGGTGGTGGTGATCCACACAAAGACCACCAAAATTCAGTTTGTTTTGAGGCTCAAGTGAGAGGTTGACACTCTGAAAGAAGGATGGAGGCATCCTTGGCTGTTACACGCCCAGGGCTGGGTGAATTTTTGCCCCAAAGGAGCTGAACTAGGCTTCTTTGGTCGCCCCTGATAACCACATCATATTGCTACAGCAGAGACATTCTAATAGATTGTTGACAACATTTATTCACAGAGGTTGAGGAAGTACAGAAAGAACTGTCTTCAGAGACACAGACCAAGTCCTGGAATACTGAAGAAGCCAGGAGGCAAGAGCAGGGTGCACATAGACGTACCTATAGGAGAAGGTCATCATGACAGGGGTTGGAGTTGGGCTGGGATCATCTTCTTGACCCCCAAATGGCATTATGAGCAGCTACTTTCCCTTGCCAGGGGGTAAGCACTTCTCCTGGACTTTCTGTGGGCAAACCTCCACACGTTTTATCTGAGATATCTCCTGGCATGTCTCCACACACTGAGGTGGGCTTTGGTCTTGACATAGAGGTAGGCATGGGTCTTGGCCTTGCTGTAAGAAGTTTTCTTGGTTTAACTCCTGGCACTGAGGAAGATGCACCTCTTGAGCTTGCACTGGGCACTTCTTTTGGCAAGGGTGCTGGCATGGGGGGAGGCACACCTCCTCAGCCTTTGCCTGGCAATGCCCTTGGGTCTTTTGAAGACTTGGAGGAGGCACACAT
Proteins encoded in this region:
- the PRR9 gene encoding proline-rich protein 9, with amino-acid sequence MSFNKQQCKQPCVPPPSLQKTQGHCQAKAEEVCLPPCQHPCQKKCPVQAQEVHLPQCQELNQENFLQQGQDPCLPLCQDQSPPQCVETCQEISQIKRVEVCPQKVQEKCLPPGKGK